tgtttctaaaaattatatatatatattcatgattGTTTCTAAAAATTCCTTCAAAAGCAGTATCTTCAATGTGAGTCTGTGACACTGCCATCAGTAAGTGTATTAAATTTCGATGAAGtatataagaaagaaaaagtggCTATCACAAACATAGATTTTCTGTACATATATTTCTCAATTCAACAAAGATAAAGTCTATATTTCGCAATAGTAAATAACTACCTTCCAATTGTTAAAAGTCATCCTATGGTCAGCATTCCATGTTGAAAGTTGGAAAATGGACAACTTTTGACATTTGCACCGATTAAGTGCCAAAAATCCTACAAATTGACACTCAATGTTTCAACAAattataagcaaaaaaaaaaaaaaaggcagtAGTTTGTTTGGGAGAActcctctttttaaaataaaaaaatattttgtttgcCTTCGAAGCACCTTTAGGATCCTTCACAAAAACTTTCTTGAGAACGCAATAAAAAACATCCAAACGCCtctccaaaatatttttcctgaatctttttagaaaacaaaaaaaataatccaaaaagTTGCACAAACGGGTGTCTGCAttagaaaacaaaaaagaaaagaaaagaaaagaaaaaggtaaTCCTTTACATTAAATTTAGCTAGTTTCTTAAAAATGGTGAGATATATCAATCGCTCTTAATACGCAATTATAATAGCTTATTTTAATCATCAAAtaaatatcaattattattGCAATAAAATTCAAGGTGAAAATATTACTACTTATTACgttatttaataattatggTACTTGTTATTTcctattaatataaatatcaaagaaCTTTGTACACCATTTCGACAgatgtataaaaaaaaaagttaggatgatttttttttaaaagataataTAAAGAGGATAAATGGAGAAAACAAAAGTCAAGAAAAGTAAAAAGTAATGATGAGTTTCTTTTGTGATGGAAAATACGTCCAATAAATATCGGGTGACGAaaggaaaaaagataaaatttagGCGGTCAAAATAATCCCAATTTACGATAGGAAGCCCTTAAATATCGCACACTTTATAGGCCACTTGATTAATCTCCTTTCATTTCATTTCTCAGTTCCAGTCCTTTTGTAGTGTAAAGAATAGAGATGGAGTCAATTATACTTACTCAGAGAATATTATATAATCCCAACTCACAAGAATAACCAAAAGTTTCTTACTAGCCACAAGCTATCCTAACCTTAATgatcaagtcaaggaaatgaatatttctcttcttttataccacttttattttatatctacTTTTGCCTCAAAAAAATCAAGATCATAGTATATGATGATCATGCCGAAATCACATGGAGGGGTTCTTCTTCCtttcattcttttattaatttcaactaatATGGTTGCCCACAAATCTCTTGTATTTGGGTTCATTAATCGTGATGAAATTTCAACAAGACCTGATCCTTTGCGCCATTTAAAGTCATATAATGGGACTTATAATCTTGGCGACAAGCACTATTGGGCTgtacgttttttttttttaatgagacaAAAAAGTTTTTAAGGGAAGCTGCTGAtttgtttttttctctcttttttttgtttacaGTCTGCGGGTTTCACAGGCATACATGGATATGCAATTGGTGGGATTTGGTTATTacttggtttgggttttgggagttacatgattttcaagtattttcatGGTAACTCAACTACTCCAATTGTTGAGCATTCACCTTCTTCCTATATTTTGATGTTCTCGCTGGTTGTTCTGTTTACCATTCTTGCCATGTAAGTGTTTTTGCTTGCTTATTTCTTGGTACTAGTACTCTGTTCCTATAGGAAATACATTAAACAATCATGTCTTATTCATCAATAAATAAGTAACAGAACATGTCGATTACAAAACAGTACTTTGCGCATTATCTTTATAATATCGGTCGGTCAGTGTTTAGACTATGTATCAAACTTGGGGTTGAGCGAAGCTACAGGTTTAAAGAGGATTATGATTCAGAACTGGTAAACTAAAAATCTTGGCTATCAAACACATTTATTGTCCCCTATTTAATATTGATAATGATTAGTGACCTAGATATATATGTGTACAAAATGATTGGTCTTCTTAAATGGGAATAAAGTAATGGAGTACTATATATTTGATATTTCATTCATGCTAAGTTTTATGAGAAGAAGAGGACTGACTGATGTGTATACtactttttgttttgtttggAAGAGTTGCAAGCTGTGTAGTTTTGGCTGCAAGCAATGGTTTTGAACATAGAGTTGAAAGGCTTCGCCAAACAATTGTTGATGCTGGTGGCGATACTCGTCAGTCCATTAGAAGGGTAATAAAGGTTTTGCTAAGTATGCAAACTCTTTTAAGTCCTTATAATTTTCAGGCAGACCAGCTGTTGAACGTGACAACCCATAAGCTTCGAAGAGGATCTATTACGATTCAACAGTTTATTGACAAAACCCAACACACAAGCAATGAAGCAATTAGAACTTTGTAAGTCACTGACCTATGCCATTGTGTCAGTTCTTATCAAATTTATAGCTTCCTTGATAATATACTCTGTTTTCTTGCAGGTATGTTGcaaatattgttgttgtcaCTGTCAATATGGTGCTTTTGGTTAGTGCATTAGGTGAGATTGTCACACAATGCATAACTTTTTAGAAAGGAAGTTAAATGTACTTTCATGTTTGGGTGTAAAACTAGAGAGTTTGTGAATTGAGATCATTTTGAGTGAGTTAACGCTATAAGCTATAACAAGATTTCTACTTTTACTAGCTATTGTCTTGCAATTGATTTTTCTGTGTTGTCAGTTCCTTCTAACATACGTGTAAATCGATCAATGACATGGTTAGACTAATGGAATGCTGCTTTGGCTCAGTTTTGCTCGTGTGGCATTGGCCTCTTGGATTTATAATGTAAGTAAGATTTTGATACTTATATTTGACACAAAATCACCTTTATATTCTCAAAGCCTAATTAAACAGCTCTTATTAATTACTAGAATAATCTTCTGCTGCTGGATTTTGACTACTCTGAGTTGGGTGCTGACTGGCTTTGATTTCTTCTTCCATACGTGAGCACAAATCCTTCTCTTCCTCTCAGTACTTGAacttaatttttcattttatgcGCGTAACTTTAGCGAACGTTTATGCAGCTTTGCAGAAGACACCTGCTTAACTTTGAAGGACTTTCAGCAGAATCCTCAGAATAATAGCTTGCAAATTGTACTTCCCTGTGAAAAATCTGGACCTTCTGACAAAATTTTGGAGCAGATTGGCGCCACAGTTCATAATTTCATTACTCAGGTATATACTGTTATCTAGTATAATATACAAGAAACAAGGATAGGAGCATTATATTCTCTTAGCATTACTAGGACAggaatttaattttttcctttGTGTTTTCGATTTCCAGCTAAATTCTAAGTTGAGAGAGGTACAAGGATTTGGACTAAATGATATCGGGGAAAATAGCGTAGAAACAAGAGGAGTTTGTGACCCCTTCTCCGGTGCACCTAATTACAGCTTCACACCTGATCTCTGCCCGAAGGATACTATTCCAATTGAAGAACTGAAATATGTAAGTAATAAGTTTTAACTTACAGAACATGAATAAGGATCTTTATGGCTCATGTCCATTGAAAAATTGGAGATTTTTGTTCTATATTTGCCTGTAGGTTCTGTCAAGAGTCACATGTTATGGAGGAAATTCTACAGGCAATTGCGCGGGTGAAGGAAGATTCATTCCGCAGGCCTCATCTGTGATATTATTCGCTTATACACAATCTATTCAAGATCTGATAGAAATATTCCCTGATTTGCTGAGCCTAAGTCAGTGCTCCAAAGTAAAACAAGCGTTCGCCAACATTTTACAGTACCAGTGTAGGCCATTTAGACGTTCAGCACGAGTACTATGGTCATCTATGTTGTCACTCTCCATTGTCATGGTACTCCTAATACTAACATGGATAGTAAAAGCTCATCAAGAAATAGGAAGACGCTTCGATACGTGTTCCATTATTCCTAAAAAAGCCTAACAATACCCAAAAACTTGCCCAATTGCAGTAATTCTGCAGGCGATGTACGTAGAGAAGATGTAGATAGTTTGCacacttttttcctttttcttttgcgTAGTTAATAGTTGTAGTAGTATACTCATTCCCCCTGAAGTCGTAAGACGCTTGAAAATTGGGGGTCAAGTTATAGAAATAGAGAATATCTTCAAACTTGTACTGTCATGTACTTACTGTACATATTTTGGCATGAACAGTGATTGATAGGTACTTGAGATTAAGTTTTGGCCATGTAAATTTGCTTAATTGGCATGTTTGTGACACTGCTAAAGTATACGCCACCTCTTAATTGGTTTTAACTTTGTCTTTCTGTTCGATTTGTCTGTTAATGTTAGtggaattttaagaaaatactaATAACTAGGATCCTCAATGTTGCCTTATTGGTAGAA
The sequence above is a segment of the Solanum dulcamara chromosome 11, daSolDulc1.2, whole genome shotgun sequence genome. Coding sequences within it:
- the LOC129874375 gene encoding uncharacterized protein LOC129874375, with the translated sequence MMIMPKSHGGVLLPFILLLISTNMVAHKSLVFGFINRDEISTRPDPLRHLKSYNGTYNLGDKHYWASAGFTGIHGYAIGGIWLLLGLGFGSYMIFKYFHGNSTTPIVEHSPSSYILMFSLVVLFTILAIVASCVVLAASNGFEHRVERLRQTIVDAGGDTRQSIRRVIKVLLSMQTLLSPYNFQADQLLNVTTHKLRRGSITIQQFIDKTQHTSNEAIRTLYVANIVVVTVNMVLLVSALVLLVWHWPLGFIIIIFCCWILTTLSWVLTGFDFFFHTFAEDTCLTLKDFQQNPQNNSLQIVLPCEKSGPSDKILEQIGATVHNFITQLNSKLREVQGFGLNDIGENSVETRGVCDPFSGAPNYSFTPDLCPKDTIPIEELKYVLSRVTCYGGNSTGNCAGEGRFIPQASSVILFAYTQSIQDLIEIFPDLLSLSQCSKVKQAFANILQYQCRPFRRSARVLWSSMLSLSIVMVLLILTWIVKAHQEIGRRFDTCSIIPKKA